CGACTCGAGCCCGTTCGGCGCCAACTGCCACGTCTATCCGCTGCGCGATCTGTGGCACATGCGTTCGCTGCTGTTCACGGAGCCGGTCGACTTCTTCATCGGCAACACCTACGGCAAGTATCTGGAGCGTGACACGGGCACCCCGCTGATCCGTATCGGCTTCCCGATCTTCGATCGCCATCACCATCACCGTTACCCGGTGTGGGGTTACCAGGGCGGTCTGAACTGCCTCGTGTGGATCCTCGATCGTATCTTCGAGGAAATCGACAAGAACACGATCGTTCCTGCCTATAGCGACTTCAGCTACGACATCATTCGCTAATACCCGATTGATGGTGCTGTGAATAAGGCGGCGGGCATTGGACTTAAAGTTCAATGTCCGCCGTTTTGCTAAGGTGGCGAAATTTAGATTGGCGTGAATTTCGCTTCATAGGTTGTCATGAAGAAAGCATGTCACGGCAGCGCGCTGTATTTGCGTTAAAACTGCCTGGCGATGATGAGCCCAGCGACCCGATGGGGCTGAGGCGAGGAGGTTCGGATGAGCGAAGTTTCGGCTACAATTCAAAACGTTTTCAATGAGCCGGCGTGCCCGAAAAACGCGGCAAAGTCGGAAAAGGAACGTAAGAAAGGCTGTACGAAACAATTGCAGCCCGGCGGTGCCGCTGGCGGCTGCGCTTTCGACGGCGCCAAGATCGCTCTCCAGCCCATTACCGATGTTGCCCATCTCGTGCACGGCCCGATCGCCTGCGAGGGCAATAGCTGGGATAACCGCGGCGCTTATTCCTCGGGCTCGTCGCTTTATCGCACCGGCTTCACCACAGATATGAACGAGACGGACGTCGTCTTTGGCGGCGAGAAGCGGCTCTACAAAGCCATCAAAGAGATCATCGAGAAATACAACCCGCCGTCCGTGTTCGTCTACCAGACCTGCGTGCCGGCCATGATCGGCGACGATATCGACGCGGTCTGCAAGGCGGCGACGAAGAAATTCGGCAAGCCGATCGTCCCCGTCAATTCGCCTGGTTTCGTCGGGCCGAAGAATCTCGGCAACAAGCTCGCTGGCGAGGCGCTCCTTGCCCATGTCATCGGCACCGAAGAGCCAGACTACACGACGCCCTACGACGTCAACATCATCGGCGAATATAACCTCGCCGGCGAGATGTGGCAGGTCGAGCCGCTCCTGAAGGAGATCGGCTTCCGCATCCTGTCGTGCATTTCGGGCGACGCCAAATATCACGAGGTCGCCCGGTCGCACCGGGCCCGCGCCACGATGATGGTCTGCTCCAAGGCGATGATCAACATCACCCGCAAGCTCGAAGACCTCTACAGCATCCCCTATTTCGAAGGTTCGTTCTACGGCATTGGCGACATGAGCGACTCGGTCCGTCAGCTCGCGCAGCTCTGCATCGACCGCGGCGCGCCGGCGGAATTCATGGATCGCGTCGAGGCCGTGATCGAACGCGAAGAGAAGCTGGCCTGGGACGAAATCATGTCCTATCTGCCTCGTCTCAAGGGCAAGAAGGTTCTGCTCATCACCGGCGGTGTGAAGTCCTGGTCGGTGGTCGCGGCGCTGCAGGAAGTCGGCATGGAAATCGTCGGCACCTCGGTCAAGAAATCGACCAAGGAAGATAAAGAGCGCATCAAGGAATTGATGGGCGAAGACGCGCATGCCTTCGACGACATGTCGCCGCGCGAAATGTACAAGATGCTGAAGGACGCGCGCGCCGATATCATGCTGTCGGGCGGCCGTTCGCAGTTCATCGCGCTCAAGGCCAATATGCCCTGGCTCGACATCAACCAGGAACGTCACCACGCCTATTCGGGCTATAAGGGCATGGTCGACCTCGTGAAGGAGATCGACAAGGCGCTCTACAACCCGATCTGGGAGCAGGTGCGCACCATTGCACCCTGGCAGAACGCGG
The Methyloferula stellata AR4 DNA segment above includes these coding regions:
- the nifE gene encoding nitrogenase iron-molybdenum cofactor biosynthesis protein NifE, with the translated sequence MSEVSATIQNVFNEPACPKNAAKSEKERKKGCTKQLQPGGAAGGCAFDGAKIALQPITDVAHLVHGPIACEGNSWDNRGAYSSGSSLYRTGFTTDMNETDVVFGGEKRLYKAIKEIIEKYNPPSVFVYQTCVPAMIGDDIDAVCKAATKKFGKPIVPVNSPGFVGPKNLGNKLAGEALLAHVIGTEEPDYTTPYDVNIIGEYNLAGEMWQVEPLLKEIGFRILSCISGDAKYHEVARSHRARATMMVCSKAMINITRKLEDLYSIPYFEGSFYGIGDMSDSVRQLAQLCIDRGAPAEFMDRVEAVIEREEKLAWDEIMSYLPRLKGKKVLLITGGVKSWSVVAALQEVGMEIVGTSVKKSTKEDKERIKELMGEDAHAFDDMSPREMYKMLKDARADIMLSGGRSQFIALKANMPWLDINQERHHAYSGYKGMVDLVKEIDKALYNPIWEQVRTIAPWQNAADSWQAKADAEAAREAAELAADPAKAEAKRRSKKICKCKTVDLGTIEDAIAAGSLTTVEQVVDITHAGSGCTSCRGTIGGILETLSGAPAVELTPEERRAVKICNCKDVTRGMIEDAVHAKGLTTVAEVTEATEAGGGCESCCDTIDDILSEIVAPIAVAAE